TACGCAATGGATCATTTTCTGTTCCTCTACTTGGGGCTTCTTCTGCTGAAATgttggggctgtttggttctaggactagtattgccatactttgccacacatttttgccaaacttgcctaaggttagttcatcaaaatgagagccacaagttggcaagcctaagggaatcttgccacactttttgtgtgtatgccatgtgggacccaagtgtggcttgtctaaggtgtggcttgaaccaaacactcatctaagttggtcaaacttgcctaaccttaggtgtggcaatctttggcaaagttagtcacaaaccaaacagcccgtTATGCAATGAATCATTTTCTGTTCCTCTACTTGGGGCTTCTTCTGCTGCTGAAATCTTATACAATGAATTGAGTGCTCAGGCTTTTGCTGCATTCTTTTCCATGAACATCCCTCCAAGAGTGTCCTATATTCATGGCAACATGAATTTTGTCCATTCGTCAAATTCTCTGCTTATCATCAAACAGAAGCATCCCTTGATACTGTTTTTCTGTTGTTGGCTTGTTGCACATACACTGAATTCTCAAATAGTCTGATAGAATGTGGGCAATTTGATGTGGGCAGTTTGTTGCATGTTAGAATATGATTTTAAAAGATTTTTTGCGACGACGACTTCTGCTGGGTAATGTGCTGCATGGCCGGATGATTGGATTTGCATTTAGTAACGTTTTACAGTGATATGGTTGTCATACAAATTGTACTCATCTTATTTTCCGTTATACTATGTGAAAGTATCTGAGCGTTTCACATTATTTTCTGTTATACTATGTGAATGTATCTGAGCGTTTCATATTTGCAACGGGTGGAGCCTGCAGTGCTGCTTGTTCGCTGGTCGGGTTTATGACTTCCAAAAATGCAGGCTATATCACACAAATCGTATAATTAGTAATTAATGTTCAATCATGATATTTGCTGGATGATTGCATCTTTGGATGAAGTTGGTGATAGTATTTTTGGGCATACTGTAAGAATGACTGATGGTCAGTTTGAGATGGACAGTGGTACTGCAGTGTTGTGTTGGGGTTTTTGATTTTCCTATGCATCACGGCAGTGTCTGAGACGCCGGGGACAGCTTTGTTGTCAAAGATTGAAAGAAAGTCGGCTGTCGAGCAGGGATCCAGGATAAGAGGGGTCTTGGAGTCGTTGTGTGTTCATTTGAGTAGACTGTGCAAACCCTCTCTAGCCCCGTCTATTCCAACCTCTTCGAAAGGATCCTAGGTCACCGAGCTCCAATGGTCCGAAACCAAGCAACAAGGCAATGTCCTCTCTTCGCGTCCTTTGATCCTCTCCACAAGAAACCATTGCTTTTATTAGTAGTAGCCCACCACCTTGAGAAAGCATCAACGTTCTCTATGTCCGTAATATATATCAAACTTTGTTAATCTATGACCGAAGACCCATTACATGTTTAATATCTGTTTTGTTGTTTGTCGTTTAGATCTGGTTAATGTTGTTATTATGTTTACTACCTGTGTGCACCTGTAGAGATTAAATTCACCATCCGGTAGCTCTCAGGTTAGACTGATCCTTGTCTAGTGTTTGTGGCACATGTCAGATACTGTAGGTATAGTATTAGTTCATTACCGTAGCTGCTGCTTTGTGATGTTCATGTGATACGCTCTAGATGGCCTGTGTAGTTTTTGGTGCCATAGTTAAATGTCTGCAAGGGAAATGCAAAGCTAGTGGGAGTTGCTTGCCCAATGGATGGTGAAATCATCCTGTTTTTGTAGGAAGTTGCAATGCGGCATCTGTGTTTGTAATAGCTGTCAGGTTCCTGTGTTTCGACCTCTGTTTAGTTTGCATTAGATTTAGCTAGAAATTTCTGGCTCATAGTAAAGAAATTTATAACCACCCTAGTATTTGCGTACTTTGACTAGTCTTGGATTAAAGTTGTCAGATAATTTTGCGTGCTTTGCCCTTGATTTTAGGACATTCAAAGGAAGTTTTTTTTTGGGTGTTTTTGTGCTTATAGTTTCTGTTGCTCTACTCGGGTCTTCTTCTGCTGAAATGTTATACAATGTATCAGTGTACTTGGGGCTTTTGGTGCATTCTTTTCCAGTATCATCCTTCCAAGATTGTCCTATATTCATGGCAACATGAATTTTGTCTGTTGGTCAAATTCTCTGCTTAACATCACAACATAAGCATCCTTGATACCGTTTTTCTGTTGTTGGCTGAATTCTCGAATAGTTGGTGATAGAATGTGCAATTTGGTGAACGTTAGTATACGATTTTAAAAGCATTCTGCTGTGTGATAGAATGTGCAATTTGATGAACGTTAGTTTACGATTTTAAAAGCATTCTGCTGGGTAATTTCATCTTTTGGTGCTCTCCATGATAAGTTGCAAAATACAAGATGCTTGACACAAGTTCTTCAAATAATTAGACATCCTATGGTATGGACTGCTATGACTGAATGATTGGATTTGCATTTAGTAACATTTTTCAGTGATTTGGTTGTCATACAAACTGTACTCGTAATTTATTTTCCCTTAATGTGAAAGTATCTGAGCGTTTCACATTTGCAACGGGTGCAGCCGGCAGTGCTTGTTTGTTCGCTGGTCGGGTTTATGACTTCCAAAATACTAGTATTACTGGACAACAAAATGCATGCTATTACACAAATAATATAATTTGTAATTAATGTTCAATCATGATATTTCCTGGATAATTGCATCTTCGGAAGCAGATGGTGAGACGTATTATTTTTGGACATACTGTAAGAATGACTGTTGGTCAGTTTGAGATGGAATCAGTGGTACTGCAGTGTTCTGTTGGGGTTTTTGATGATCCTAGCATCACGGCAGTGTCTGAGACGCCGTGAACAGCTTTGCTGTCAAAGATCGGCACTCGGATCTAACCAGTTTCTCCTCATACCGGCAACCACCAAAGCCGCCGGGTCTTTACGCCTTGCTCTGCTACGAACCGATTCCCTGACCGTGTCAGACTGAAGATCAACAGCGCCACACACCTTCAGGACTGAAGATGATGAACCAAACCTCCCTAGCGGTCGAGTTAAACCTCCGCTCCAATCTATCGGCCATCCAACATAGATTGCCCATAATCACTTCGCATTCAGCAGTTCTTCCACAGCATCGGCGCTAGCACGCACCGGTTGTGCCCAAAAAGAAAACCATGTATGCTGAACTAGACGAGTAGGCTCCAATAGCGGTCATTCTCCTTCTAAAGTTGTCATCTTCCTCTCCTAGCGCCGGCAAATCATGAGCAATCTGCATTGGAATGTCTAGCTTCTAAGTACCATCGTGTGATGTCTCACACCTTTTGCTTAAAAAGGGAAATGGCGATGAATAGTCTCAAGACCACTTCTACCATTAATCCAATGGTCCTCCTACAATCTTGCGCGGGCGCCTCTCCCAACCACGTTTACTTACCACAAGTAAAATCTTTTTGGCCTCTTTAAGATTGAAAGAAGGATAAGAGGGATCTTGGAGTTGTTTGTAGGCGGGATGTGTTGTTCATTTGAGTAGACTGTGCGAACCCTCACTAGGCCCGTCCAACCTCTTCCAAAGGATCCTAGGTCACCGAGCTCCAATGGTCCGAAACCAAGCAACAAGGCAATGTCCTCTCTTAGCGTCCTTTGATCCTCCCCAGAAGAAAGCATCACTTTTGTTAGTACTAGCCCACCACCTTGAGAAAGCATCAACGTTCTCTATGTACCTAATATACATCAAACTTTGTTAATCTATGACCGAAGATCCACTTTGGAAAGAGGAGAAACCGCCATTGGTTGCCCTAAGTGGGTGCAAGGAATGCTGGAACTAGGGAAAGGAAATGATGAGCATATTGTAGGAGGAAGGGAAAGGAAATGATGAGCATATATTGTAGAAAGGAAATGATGAGCTCAATCTCCTCACACCAAATAAGAGTTAGGGTGCTCTTGTTCATATTGGTTCTTTAGCCTAGGCATAAAACCTAGAAGCTTAAAGCTCTTCTATAGCTGGCTTAAGAAGCATCATCGTGTCATTTTCAACATGTGTCATACACCCCCAAAGCCAAAGACTAAAACATACACATCTCTTCCATCTTACAAATCATCACATCGAGCACATCAATCACTAGTAGAATTAGAAGAGGCGATCATGGGTCGCCCTATAGAAGCCCCTAGCGTGGCCTGCCATTAATTAGAACATGAGTACTCATAGTTGATAGAGCCAACACAACCCAAACACACCATCATGGGCTGAAGCCCTCATGATTTGCCACAATAAACCAGTGAAGCCCAAAGGTCGAATCCAACTCATGAGCAATATCCAACTTAAGAAAGACAATGTGCGCATTCTTCTATGAAAAGTCCTGGACGGTTGcttcacaagcataacattatatTTGACGATGAAATACACCGGGGGTGGCTTCTCGGAGCGGCGCCCGACAACAGTCCTGTCACGGGACCCATATGGCTCAGGTGAAGCCCGATGACAACAGGGAGCCCGGAGGCCCGGATAGAGCTCGGGGACGATCTTGTTGAGCAAGCCGAGATGGCGGCGGTGCAAGATCGGTGAACCCCCATGTAAATCCTAGCCCGTGTATTTATATAATACGGGGCTAGGGAAAGCCATTCCCATCTACACCTGTAGTCTATGCTTTCGGTAGCAAAACACCATCTCCGTTGTAATCCCTCGCACGAGGAACTCCACCATGAATAtagatcaaaagcaggacgtagggtattacttcTTCCGAAGGGCCCAAACCTAGTTAACCCCCTCGTGTGATCTCCTTTCTAGCACTTCCTGTTGCGTTCGCCACCCTACCGATGGTATTGACCTTCTACGTACCGTTAATAGTGAATTATGCTATGGCTTATGGAAACACTTTGATTTGCAGTAGTCAAATTATTCATCTTCGGCTTGACAAGCAATGCGAGTAATTTCATGGGAATCTATGCAAACCCATGAATAAGGCTAATTGGCATACACTCATAGATATCGCTCACCCAGTCCTTCTTTTAGCACAAGAAAATAAAAGCCCGATTCAAAGTATGAAAACTTTATCCATCACAACTAACCAAATGTCTCACCATAACCACAATACCGTCCTTAATGAtagactaacaacattgaaataatATGGCCGAAAATCCAACCACGTTGGTGACTTATCAGACGACAATTGTTTGATCACTCCATAAATCTCTCCCATTGGAAATCCACTTCAAAAGCCGAGAAATCCAACACCAAAAAAGGAATCCAAATTCAAAGAAATCGACCTTTTGGCGTACCAATCAACTCAATGAAAATGTTCGACAAGAATTTCTCCATATTTGACGGTGTAGTACAACGGGGGTGGCTCATCCACAGGGATGGCCCAAGAGGCCCACTGTGTACCTAACGACAGTAAGGAGCCCAGAGGAGCAGATGGGCATCCCCAGACCTTCTTGGCCTCCCAAGCCTATGCTGGCGGCGGCCTAGATCGCATCTAACATCAATATTTGAAATCCAAAGGTCATTGGATAAAGCTTGTTGGACCGAGTAGTTTTTCTTGTGGGAGAGGGCGAACATCATAGGTGCAATGTCGCGAGGACGCAATCCAATCAACTACGATAAGTTCTAGAACTCGATAGAGTGCCCATTACCAATGGTGACAAGACTGGCAACCGCGAAGAGGTCACGGTCCTCATATGAGCACGGTGATCCCATACCAATCCAAGGCTCCTTGGTATCCATCCACTCAAACCAGAGCCAGCAAAGACAGAGAGTTGTAGcaaacttctccggattgagcacatCCAAGCCTTCGTGCTTCTTGGGTTTACAAACAAGGTCCCAATTAATTTTGCACTTGCCTCCCGAGACCTTTTCAGTGCCCGCCCAAAGATATGCGCGACGGGTACTATCAATTTCCCTCCTAACTTCCATCGGGGTGTACAAGGGCATAAGATGGTAAATGGCAATGGCGGTGAGGATGGCTTTAACAAGGACACACGACCCGTGTAATCCACATGCCTTCCTTGCCAAGCAGGGAGTTTGCCTGCGACTTTATCCTCCAAGTGCTGAAAATGGATCCTCTCTAGGCGCTTGAACGACAAAGGTAGCCCCAGGTAGCGCATCAGGAACGTGGTGCGCATAGCCAGGAAAGGGTGGATGGCGTAGTCAATGTGAATGTTGTCACATTGAATGGGAGGCACTAGGCTTTTGGAGCAATTAGCAACAAGGTTGGTCACCTCCCCAAAAGAGGCAAGTGTAGTCACGAGGGATGTCCTCCTTAATAGGCTTGACAAAGATGGCATCATCATTGGCATAGAATGAGGTACGGATGGTTGGAGTTCTCCCACGTAGAGGGTGTAGATGCCCTTGGGACGTGTCCTTGTTGAGAAGGTGGTGTAGGGGGTTAATCGCCAAGACAAAGAGAAGCGGGGACAGCGGGTCCCCTTGTTAGAGTTAGAGACCGTGACCATGCTTCAACGGATCATCCACCACACCATTGATCAACGCCCTCGACGAGGCTGTGGGGAGGAGAGCCGAAACCCATTCCCTAAATCTGCTCGGAAAGCATGGTGCCTCAGTAAATCATAAGCAAATCCCATCTCATGGAGTCAAACGGTTTCTTGATGTCGAGCTTGAAAAGCAAGGTTAGAGTTTTGTTGCCATGAAATTATCATGGATGCTCCTCTTCTTTATAAAGGCATTGGACACAAGGTTTGTCATGTGAGGAGCAAGACGGGTAATCATCATTTTTGCAATAATCATGGCAATGGCATGGACGAGGCTAATGGGGCAATAGTCCGAAATGCTCTCCGCCCCATGCTTCTTTGGTATGAGAGCAATGTTCGCCGAGTTAAGCCAATGAAGGCTGGAAGTATGCAAGTTGAAGAAGTGTTTGACCTCGAGCACAACAACATCCTTGATGATCTCCCAAACAATCTTTGAATAAGGCTCCGAAGAAACCATTGGGGCACAGAGCTTTGTCACTAGGAAGATTGAAGATAGTCCATTTGTCCTCTTCCTCCGAGAAGGCAGCCCAAGGTCTGAGAGGACACAAGTGGAAGCTGGGATATTTCTTCAATTAATGTCAATGTGTCGGGGCCGTCCACGTTTGGTGACCTCGGAGAAGTGGTTTTGGATACTTGGTTTTTGTGATCAGGATCGGTAACCCACCTGTTGTTGTGCTTGAGGCTAAGGATGAAATTCTTCCTTCTTCTATGATTGACCCGTAGGTGAAATAAGCGCGTGTTAGCATCTCCGTCCTTGAAATTGGTGAGTGGTGATCCTCGAGCGTTGCCTTTTTCGCGCATGATCAAGCACGACCATACTATTTTCGCACACGGTCAAGTACAACATACTAACCACTTTTCGTTTGAGCCTTCTTCTAATATCACGTCCCTCGACACTTAAAGGTCTATGCTCTTGTGCCACATCAAGTCGGAAAATGACCTCGAGAGTCATGTGAATTTCGACTTTGGTGTGCGCAAAGATCGTGTTGCTCCACTTCCTAAGCTTGTTCTGACCCGTCCTTCTCAGTTTGTGAAAGAGAACATGGTAGGAGTCAACATGATTCACACCTTGGCTCCAAGCCTCCTGAACCACACCCTTGAAATGCTTTAATCCTAGATAGATCTGTGTGATCCCGTGCTCGGGaaatacaaaaaagaaaaaaaggtacGTTGAGGGGATCGTTCTTTGGGGGGCTTGTGAGAAGTCCTCCTCTGCTAATGTCGCCGGACCCAGGTTAAAAAAGCACGCCTTGATGAAGAACTGCTTGAGGTCTCATGTGGTTCAAGTGGACGGTGCATAAAACAGCACAAGGACCGGCGCCGGTGCGCAAAGGCTCTGTGCAGGGTGGGTGGGCCGGCATGATTCTTCAGCCTCACTCACCAGCATCAGCATGAGACCTCTGCTGGCGCAGCCACGCGCAATCGCAACGACAGGCACCCCGAGCAACCATCGGCCGGTGCACCACGCCGCCCTGGAACTGTCTACCTGCTTGCTGGTGGCAAACGCGTGCACGCGGTGGCAACTGCTGGCCAGGGAACTGCCACAGCAACGCGTGCCTCAACAACGTCCAGGCCCTCCCACCTTCCGCGTCAGGGCGCCACCGGCAGCGACGGCCAGGACGAACACCCGTCTTCAGCAAAATATCACGGAAATGCAGCAGTAAAACAAACATATCTAAAACCGAAACGTCACCTCGCAACAACAAAATATCACGGAAATGCAGCGGTAAAACAAACAAATCCAAAACCGAAACGTCATATCGCAACAACAAAATATCACGGAAATGCAGCGCTAAAACAAGCATATCTGAAACCGGGCCGTCATCTCGCAACAAAATAAAAAGCACCATGAGGAGTCAGTGGCATGCTGACGAACAAAGGTGCCAATAATTGCGTTAATTAACCACGCACTTGCCCATGATGCTAATGCCGGCGAGTCGGCGGGCTTTCCTCGGCAATCTCTATCTAAATGAGGGACTTCTATAAGAGCAGGCTAATAATCATGACTAACTTCTATCGACGATTTCGACCAATATGAATAATCTGCACTGCGACTGAGCTTAGCAGACAGCGACAGGGAGCAAGAGCCAATGAGATAACACATAGTATAAGTTTGATATGGTATACAACTACTAATAATGTAATAAAAAAGCAAATTGTAGCTCACCTAATAAACATCCGCATCCATCCTAGAATCTTAAAACACGAAATGAAAAGCTTATATCATCTTACGCTAGGCTAGACTAGGGGAGCATACCCAACCGGATAAAATAACGGTCGAAACAATGCTAGATGACTGAGCTCACGCGCTGTGCGATGGCTTCAGTTTCTGAATCCAGTGCTTAAGCCCCTTCTTGTGGTCACTGCTCCTCAGCGCGTCCAGGCAGCCGCCCTGCGACATAACCGACTGGATCTTCTCCAGGGTTTTCACAATCTGCCACAAATCCGGCCTCTTCTCAGGCTGCAACGCGCAGCACTCCTCAATCAGGGGTCTCACTACTGCTGGGCAGTAATCTTGAGGCTCCATCACTTTCTTGTTCTGAAACAAAACCAAAGGATTTAGTCAAGGAGAGAACGCGTACATCTTCTGATTACGTTCTGCAAAGAAGGCAAACTCACACTCATAATTAAACTCTTACATTATTCGCAACGGCATAAGCCACCTGGACTGGGGAGAGGTTCTCGAAAGGAATTCTTCCGGTCACCATCTCCCACAGCAGCAGTCCAAAGCTATATACATCCACCTTCCGGTTGTACGGCTTGCGCTTTAGCATCTCAGGGGCCATCCAGCGGTACGTGCCCTCATCGTCCACTAGCAGATCACATAACGTTTCCTCGCAGGCAATGCCGAAATCAGCAATCTTCACCTCGAACTTCTCATCAAAAAGGATGTTCTCGGGCTTAATGTCGCGGTGGACAATTCCCTGAGAGTGGATGTACTCCAACCCGCGGGCAATCTCCAGAGCGATGGATATGGTCCTCTCCAGAGGGAGGGGGTGGTGCTCTGGGTTGTGCAGGTATGACCTCAAGGAACCTCCAGGAAGAAGCTCCGTAATAATGTAATAAACCGGTCCACATCTATGAGCCGCTACAAGCTGCATTAAGAAGTTGCCAACAAAATGAAATCAGAAGTTACCAACAAAATGAAATGAGACAAGGTTAATCAATAACGAGGCATGATTCACTAATATTACGGACTGTGGTCAGCTCATATAATAAATAAACTTATTGGTGAATATTTTGAGCACTTGACGGCACACTGAAAATAGCAACGGTGCTTATCCTAAGATAACATCAACTTAATTTTCTTCTTCTGAAGGTGTATAGCAAGTTGGCAGACAATCATGAGTTGATTATAACAAAAGGTTCAAACATCCTCAAAGTATTTTTCTATTGCAAAAAAAGGAGCATGAACGTGCCCGTGTGATTTTATTAGATTGCATGACCACTATAAGGCTAAGGGAGAAAAATCAAACCAAACACTCTGCACTATCTATGCCCAGAGATATAATAAGAAAAACAGTACATCTTGAAAAGTCTGAATGTAATTATACCTTGATCACATTCTTATGATGCAGATGAGACAATGCATTGATCTCAGTGTTATATTGTTTGTCAAGCTTTGCAGCTATTATCCCACCAGCGTCAGGCTTAGGCCGGCGGATAAATTTAAGGGCAACCGGCTTATTGTCGTAAAGTCCTTTGTATAGCCGGCTATGTGCCCCAGAAGCAAACCTATGGCCAACAAGCAGCTTGGTTGGATCAAGTTCCCAATCAACTGTAGATTGCACCGCTTGAGCCATGCTAACCGTACGGCTCCTCACAGTCTCTACTGCActaaccctcctccttcccccaTTGTCAAAGTATCTTCTGGTCCATGAGCTATCCTTCTGAGAATTGTGCTTATCAGAGACCACCGGAGTCGAACACCAATCAGGGCTTGGACCCATATCACACCCTTCCCTGCCCAACGATTTGCCATAGACGCTTTTATCAGATCCCACACGCTTCGGGGGAGGGCTTGTGAACCTCTGACTGCTGGCCCTCGCTTCCCTGAATGTATCTGAAGGCACTACGCTGGGAAGAGGGGACTTGGATCTCAGCTTGTGAGGAGATCCATTAGCCTTTTGATGAAGGTTGGAGCCCTGACTTGTGTGTGCATTATTTAAGTAGCTAAGGAGCATCATCGAGCTTGGGCTCTTGACCAGGCTCCTCGCCCTTGGGGCCTTGGATTTCTCAGACTTTGCCGGAGGGCTCAAAGGAATCTCCAAACTCAAATTCTGCTTGCTGGCCTTCTTCTCATTAGGCTGAAGTGAGGCTCGAAGTGATGGCAAACTAGCAGTATGCTTCAGCGCAGCCACTGTTTCATCATTGCCTCGATCAATGGGCATCGTCACACACTTACTCATGCTCACAAACCTCTGAA
The Triticum dicoccoides isolate Atlit2015 ecotype Zavitan chromosome 3A, WEW_v2.0, whole genome shotgun sequence genome window above contains:
- the LOC119267466 gene encoding probable serine/threonine-protein kinase PBL18 is translated as MDTETSWVRRTKFSHTVYTRVSSHGVHVAPLGRDVEQRLQRFVSMSKCVTMPIDRGNDETVAALKHTASLPSLRASLQPNEKKASKQNLSLEIPLSPPAKSEKSKAPRARSLVKSPSSMMLLSYLNNAHTSQGSNLHQKANGSPHKLRSKSPLPSVVPSDTFREARASSQRFTSPPPKRVGSDKSVYGKSLGREGCDMGPSPDWCSTPVVSDKHNSQKDSSWTRRYFDNGGRRRVSAVETVRSRTVSMAQAVQSTVDWELDPTKLLVGHRFASGAHSRLYKGLYDNKPVALKFIRRPKPDAGGIIAAKLDKQYNTEINALSHLHHKNVIKLVAAHRCGPVYYIITELLPGGSLRSYLHNPEHHPLPLERTISIALEIARGLEYIHSQGIVHRDIKPENILFDEKFEVKIADFGIACEETLCDLLVDDEGTYRWMAPEMLKRKPYNRKVDVYSFGLLLWEMVTGRIPFENLSPVQVAYAVANNNKKVMEPQDYCPAVVRPLIEECCALQPEKRPDLWQIVKTLEKIQSVMSQGGCLDALRSSDHKKGLKHWIQKLKPSHSA